One Pleuronectes platessa chromosome 9, fPlePla1.1, whole genome shotgun sequence genomic region harbors:
- the ptgfr gene encoding prostaglandin F2-alpha receptor — protein sequence MSTNESSESGCRSEVRPDSSTCNQSAHSITSSIITMTVGIFSNSLAIFILVKSYKRIRSKSRASFLLFASSLVVTDLLGHLINGTMVMFVYSSQKNWESFDPHSIVCSAFGACLVFFGLSPLFLGSVMAVERCIGVTRPIFSTVLAPHHMKRLLGLTWPLAALVAALPLPWRRYKVQSSRSFCFFHMEGPEDWLDIFLPLLFSMLGLLALLLSIVCNTLTSCTLLQARLRRKHHCRGTSYHIEMICQLLAIMLVSCVCWGPLLIHVFILSTRAREESASFTLLMLIRVATWNQILDPWVYILLRRAVLRKIFTLFRCCAKSPNPPHWQCTILRSSADTSNSGIGAADCRCHGRLPPPDTVIRTIT from the exons ATGTCGACCAATGAGAGCTCGGAGTCAggctgcaggtcagaggtcagacccGACAGCAGCACCTGCAACCAGAGCGCACACTCCATCACGTCGTCCATCATCACCATGACTGTGGGCATCTTCTCCAACAGCCTCGCCATCTTCATCCTGGTCAAATCCTACAAGCGCATCCGCAGCAAGTCCAGGGCGTCCTTCCTGCTGTTCGCCAGCAGCCTGGTGGTCACCGACCTGCTGGGTCACCTCATCAACGGCACCATGGTGATGTTTGTCTACAGCTCTCAAAAGAATTGGGAGTCGTTTGACCCTCACAGCATCGTGTGCAGCGCCTTCGGGGCGTGCCTGGTGTTCTTCGGCCTGAGTCCCTTGTTCCTGGGGAGTGTCATGGCGGTGGAGCGCTGCATCGGGGTCACCAGGCCCATCTTCTCCACGGTGCTGGCTCCCCACCACATGAAGAGGCTGCTGGGTCTCACTTGGCCACTCGCCGCCCTGGTGGCCGCTCTGCCGCTGCCGTGGAGGCGCTACAAGGTTCAGAGCTCCAGGAGCTTTTGCTTCTTCCACATGGAGGGACCTGAAGACTGGCTGGACATATTCCTGCCTCTGCTCTTCTCCATGCTCGGGCTGCTGGCCCTGCTGCTCTCCATTGTGTGCAATACTCTGACAAGCTGCACCCTGCTGCAGGCCAGACTCCGCCGCAAGCATCACTGCAGAGGCACCTCTTACCACATAGAGATGATCTGCCAGCTCCTGGCCATCATGTTGGTGTCCTGCGTCTGCTGGGGCCCGTTGCTG attCACGTCTTCATCCTCAGCACCAGAGCCAGAGAAGAGAGCGCGTCGTTCACTCTGCTGATGCTGATACGCGTGGCCACGTGGAACCAGATCCTGGACCCCTGGGTGTACATCCTGCTGAGGAGGGCCGTGCTGAGGAAAATCTTCACCTTGTTCCGCTGCTGCGCAAAATCTCCCAACCCTCCCCACTGGCAGTGCACCATCCTCCGCAGCTCGGCGGACACCAGCAACTCCGGTATCGGAGCGGCTGACTGCCGCTGCCACGGCCGATTGCCTCCTCCGGATACTGTGATCAGAACAATCACCTGA